Genomic DNA from Paenibacillus donghaensis:
TAATTAAGCTTGGGTAACCAGATCAAATACGTGGCGCACTGTATGGCTCTCCGCATAACCTTCTTCTTCGCGTTCACCGGACAGGGCCGTTGTAGGACAAGCTTCAACGCATTTCAGGCAGCCCTTGCAATATTGATAATCGATTCCCTGCAGGAACATCTGTGGACGGCCCTTCTTGTCAGGCTGTTCGTCCCAGACGAAACACAGGTCGGGACATACGGTATCGCACTGCGCACAATGGATGCAGTCCTCCGCTTTGAATTGCGGCAGCATGCCGGAACGGGAGATACTGAGATCCTTCAGGAAGCTGCTGCCCGGATTAATAATGGTTCCGCCGATCGGCTGCGTCTCATACCCCAGAGCCGAAATATCGGAGCGGACAAATTGCGGCATGGAAGCACCCTGCGGGAGCGGGAAATGCATAAACTTCACTTCACTGAATCCGCGCTCAAACGTCGTCAAGGCCGATTGCACAGCCTGCGGATATTTTTTGCCCAGCGACTTCTCGATGACACCTTTCATAATTTCCGGATCAAGGAAATCACACATCCGGAACAAGGCCCCCAGCATGGCCATATTTACCCGGTTCTTCTCGTCCAGCGCAATGCTGGTTGCATCCACTACCGCTACGGTGCCGGCAATCATTTTCATCGAGGATTTCAATTGCTCCGGTGATTTGACTGAATTGACCAGCACGATGCTGTGATCATAAATTCCGCTGGTTACATTAACGGTCTTGGCCAAGGCCTCGTGAAAAACACCGACGACATGCGGACGTTCCACGGGAGAAGTATCACGGATAGGCGTATGGAGATCACAAAAACGGATATGCGCTTTGACCGCAGACCCTTTTTTCTCCGAACCATAGGACGAGAAGCTCACTCCGTTCATTCCGGCACCGACCACACCCGCTTCGGCCAGCATTTTCCCGGCCAGGTTCGCCCCAAGGCCCCCTATTGATTCCAGACGAATCTCGAAGAATCCGAGCTCGTTTACTTTTGGTAACTGTACCACCGACATAGCCCCTTTCAAAATGTCAACTAGAATAACATCCTTTTGACTTTTTCAACGATTGTAACTTGATTTTGCAAGCCGCGAAGTGACAAATCTTGCATCTTCCGCACTTTGGGAATCACATTTATTTATAGAATGCAATGGAATTCTTTATACACGACAGGGCGACGTAACTTCAATAGAAGCTATCCTGCCATCAAAGCGCGAAATTGTGTACGAACTGTGAATACTGCTTGGCCCAAGTTCAAACGGAACGATCTGTCACCCTTAATTTAGCAATAAAATTAAAAATTAAGATGTTAAATTTGTCACATTAAACATGATATAAGTCACACAAAAAAGCAGCAAGCTTATGGCTCAAAGGAAATGCCACGCTGCAGGACGGATCTGCTCCCTGTTTCAGTTCAATCTCAACCGGTTATTCGCATTCATTAAGGTAAGCACACGAACTTTCTCCATATTCCATAATCTGCTATAATAAAACGCAGAGCGTGAGACACATTAGATCTGATGAGGAAGTGTTAGGATGGATAAGCGCAGATTTACCAAAGTGACCTCCAGGGACTTTACCCAAAAAACAGCCTGGTCTGCTCTTGACTGGTTTGTAGCCATACCAGGCACCATCGTCCGCTTGATTGCACAGATATTCTGAATTTTGAGCAAGCGGAGTCAACGAGACAGACCTCCTAAACGCCAAAAAGCAGGCAACCCGGGTAAAGACCCGGGTTGCCTGCTTTTAACGCTGCTGCGTATGCGCAATGTCGATCAATGCTCTGCCATTTCGCTCCCAGCGAGCAGTGACAGCAGAATTAACGGTATTATTGTTACTACTTAGGTCTCCGTGTGATAAGAGCATCAAAGACTCAGCACTATCTCTGATAGTTTTCTAATCCCATCCCGCCGATTTAGTTGCGAATATGCATCTAATTAGCCGATTATTTCCGTTTTGGAAGAAATAGATGCAAAAAGGCATCTAATTTGGGCATTTGAGCGTTCCAGACTAGATTTATTCGAGATTAGTTGCAGATTTGCACTTATTCGCCTCCTGATAGGAGTTTAGCTGAATTTAGTTGCAGTTTCGCATTTATTTGCTCCAAATGTCCAAGGGCAACATTCTAAATCCTCACTGGAACCTAAGTAGTAACGTTTTTTCCTATAAGGTAATTTCGTGCCTGTTTGCATATCGCCCCTAACATCCCGACATTAGAATCCGCTCAGATGTCAGTTGCGCTCAGCCGATCCTACTCCTGATCACTCTGCATATGCTCTGCAATCAGCTGCTGCTTGCGGCTCCAGACCTGCTGGCTGAGGTTCACGCGGTAGACCTCGGGATTCAGCTTGCGCAGGTACTCGGGCCAGAACAGGTCAAGCTGCTCGCGGTGGTAGCGACGAATCTCATTCAGATCCGGCAATTTGTACACCTGGAAGCCATTAACGTAGATTGGCTCCAGCATCGGCAGCGCCTCGTAGCGGTCTACATGCTTCTTCATATAGGGATGCAGCGGGTTGAACAGCTTCAGCCGTGCGCCGCTGCGCGGGGCATCGTCTTCAGGATAACTGATATAGTCCGCCAGTGCCCGCCCTTTGTCGCCGATAATGCGGTAGACTTCTTTTTTGCCCGGAGTGGATACCTTCTCAGGGTTCGAAGAGATCTTGATGGTCGGGGTCATCTCTCCGCTGGCTGATTCGATCTCCACCAGCTTGTAGACTCCGCCAAGCGACGGCTGGTCGGAGGCTGTGATCAGCTGGGTGCCCACACCCCAAGTATCAATCGCCGCCCCCTGCAGCTTCATATCCATGATTGTGTTCTCGTCCAGATCGTTCGAGGCCACAATCTTCACATATTGCAGACCGGCCTCATCCAGCATCTTGCGGGCCTGGATCGACAGATACGCCAAGTCACCGCTGTCCAGCCGGATGCCCTGCATCCGTTTGCCCTGGGCCTCCAGCTTCTTGGCGGTGATGATCGCGTTAGGCACACCGCTGCGCAAGGTGTCGAACGTATCAACCAGCAGCGTCACGCCGTCCGGCATAACCTTGGCATAGGCATCGAACGCTTCCAGTTCACTTGCGAAACTCTGCACCCAGGAATGGGCATGCGTGCCCTTCGTTGGAATACCGAACAGCTTGCCAGCCAGCATGTTAGAGGTAGCATCGAAGCCGCCTACATAAGCGGCGCGGGCGCCCCATACGGCAGCATCCGCCTCCTGCGCGCGGCGTGTGCCGAATTCCAGCAGGATATCCCCGGAAGCCACCTGCTTGATCCGGGAAGCCTTGGTGGCAATCAGGGTCTGGTAGTTCATAAAGTTCAGAATCGCCGTCTCGACCAGCTGCGCCTCCATAATGGTGCCTTCCACCCGAATCAGCGGTTCATCCGGGAAGACCAAAGCCCCCTCCTTCATCGCATGAATAGTCCCCTGGAAATGGAACTGCAGCAGCTCTTCCAGAAAAGCGGGGGCGTAATTCTCCTCCTGCTCAGAGAGATAGCGGATATCCTCCTCCGTGAAGCGCAGTCCGCCGATATAACCGACAATCCGTTCCAGTCCCGCAAACACAGCATACCCGTTCCCGAACGGCAGCTTGCGGAAATAAGCCTCAAATACAGCCTTACGTTTATGGGTCCCGTTGACCCAGTGGGCGTACATCATATTGATCTGATATTTGTCAGTATGTAGCGCAAGCTCTCTTCTCAAGTCCTCATCTCCTAATGTCTTCGCTGCTGAATCTGCGGGATGTTTCCCCTGCTGCATGCTCTAGTTAATTCTGTCCGCTGTTAAACGGACCCTTAAGCTTTCAGAACCGTTGCCCCAAGGCTGCCGCGGAAGTGACCGAGTGCCCATTCATGACCAGCAGGATTGAAGCTGGCGACGGCATCCTCATGCACAGTGATGGCAAATCCCAGATTATAGGCGTCTACCGCTGTATGAAGCACACAAATATCCGTGCAGACTCCAATCAGGTGCAGCTCAGTAATGCCGCGCTCACGCAGCTTCAATGCCAGATCAGTGCCGCAAAAAGAGCTG
This window encodes:
- a CDS encoding 2-oxoacid:acceptor oxidoreductase family protein translates to MVQLPKVNELGFFEIRLESIGGLGANLAGKMLAEAGVVGAGMNGVSFSSYGSEKKGSAVKAHIRFCDLHTPIRDTSPVERPHVVGVFHEALAKTVNVTSGIYDHSIVLVNSVKSPEQLKSSMKMIAGTVAVVDATSIALDEKNRVNMAMLGALFRMCDFLDPEIMKGVIEKSLGKKYPQAVQSALTTFERGFSEVKFMHFPLPQGASMPQFVRSDISALGYETQPIGGTIINPGSSFLKDLSISRSGMLPQFKAEDCIHCAQCDTVCPDLCFVWDEQPDKKGRPQMFLQGIDYQYCKGCLKCVEACPTTALSGEREEEGYAESHTVRHVFDLVTQA
- a CDS encoding nicotinate phosphoribosyltransferase — translated: MRRELALHTDKYQINMMYAHWVNGTHKRKAVFEAYFRKLPFGNGYAVFAGLERIVGYIGGLRFTEEDIRYLSEQEENYAPAFLEELLQFHFQGTIHAMKEGALVFPDEPLIRVEGTIMEAQLVETAILNFMNYQTLIATKASRIKQVASGDILLEFGTRRAQEADAAVWGARAAYVGGFDATSNMLAGKLFGIPTKGTHAHSWVQSFASELEAFDAYAKVMPDGVTLLVDTFDTLRSGVPNAIITAKKLEAQGKRMQGIRLDSGDLAYLSIQARKMLDEAGLQYVKIVASNDLDENTIMDMKLQGAAIDTWGVGTQLITASDQPSLGGVYKLVEIESASGEMTPTIKISSNPEKVSTPGKKEVYRIIGDKGRALADYISYPEDDAPRSGARLKLFNPLHPYMKKHVDRYEALPMLEPIYVNGFQVYKLPDLNEIRRYHREQLDLFWPEYLRKLNPEVYRVNLSQQVWSRKQQLIAEHMQSDQE